The sequence GAACGCGGCCTGGTCCCCGGCGCCGAGGATCCGCAACGCCAGTCGGTTCCCGATCCACCGATACTCGCGTAACGAACCGGTCAGCACCGTGAGCGCTCCGAGCGAGCCGGCGTGATCGTGGAGTTCGGTCGAACGATCCGGTGTCCAGCTGATGAGCCAGACGTCGAGATCGTCGGTGGCGTCCAGGCGGGCGGCCCACCGTTCGACCGGGTCCCATCGTTCCGGGAGGAGATGGTCGTAGGCGCCGTCGAGGACGTCGGCGACGCCTTGATCTGTGATGCGCAGGAGATCGGCCGGGCGCCATCGTGTCGGCAGGTTGGCCGAACGGGCGTGCGCTGGTTCGAAGCGGGGTTCGGGGCGGCGTAACGTCGTTGTCATCGTGGTCTCCGAGTCGAAGGGAGGTCGAAGGATGTGGGATCGGGCGGTCAGGTTCGACAGTCCGGACACTTCCCGTGTGGGATGTCGCGGTTGCGTTCGTACTCGGTCACGGACACAACAGTCCCGCGCAGTTTCGGTGACGTCGAGAATTGGACGCGCGACGATCGCAACGGGGCGGTGAGTGTGATCCCCATTACTCCCACGTCGTGAGCACGGGGCGGGTGTCAAAGGGCTTCGCCACGGACGGATACGATTGGCCCTGGACCCTCTTGCGACCAGCCCCCGAAGGCCTGGCCGGGCGGTCCGCAACGCGGCGCGTCCAGCCCACGCGCCGTCCGACGACGAACCCGCTGCAGGTGTGATCGTCGTCGACCCGAGTTTGCAGCGAAGGAGAGTGTGGTGACCTACATCATCGCGGAGCCTTGCGTGGATGTCCTGGACAGGGCGTGCGTCGAGGAATGCCCGGTGGACTGCATCTACGAGGGCGGTCGGATGCTCTACATCCAGCCCGACGAGTGCGTGGACTGTGGCGCCTGCGAACCGGTGTGTCCGGTCGAGGCGATCTTCTACGAGGATGATGTGCCCGATGAGTGGGAGCCGTACGTCAGTGCGAATGCCGACTTCTTCGACGACCTGGGATCGCCGGGTGGCGCGAGCAAGGTCGGCAAGACCGACCATGATCCCGCGTTCATCAAGGGCCTGCCTCCGATGAACGAAGAGGAATGACCTGACGCGGTGAGTACGTCCGGATTCGTGACACGACGGCGCGTCAGCAGTCTTCTCCCCGACTTCCCCTGGGACACCATCGGAGACGCGCGCGCACGTGCTGCCGGGCATCCCGACGGCATCGTCGACCTCTCGGTCGGTACACCGGTGGACCCGGTCGACCCGGTCATCCGCTCGGCACTGGCGTCGGCGTCGGAGTTCCCCGGTTACCCGACCACGGTCGGCATCCGGGAGTTACGCGACGCCGCGGTGGGTGCGATGAGCCGCCGCTACGGCGTCACCGGCCTCGACGAGTCCGCCGTGTTGCCGGTCGTCGGCACCAAGGAGGTCATCGCCGGGATCGTGTCGACACTCGGGATCGGTGCGGGTGAGGTCGTCGTGATCCCGGAAGTTGCCTATCCCACTTACGAAGTCGGTGCGATCCTGGCCGGTGCGACACCGGTGCGGGCGGACTCGACCGTCCAACTGGGCCCGACGTCGCCCGCGCTGATCTTTCTCAACTCGCCGTCGAATCCCACCGGCAAGGTGCTCGGTGTCGAGCACCTGCGCAAGATGGTCGCGTGGGCTCGCGAGCGCGGGGCGATCATCGTGTCCGACGAGTGCTATCTCGGGCTCGCATGGGACACCGAGGCCTACTCGATCCTCGATCCCCGGGTCAGCGACGGCGACCACACCGGGCTGATCGCGGTGCACTCGCTGTCGAAGGTCTCCAATCTGGCGTCCTACCGGGCCGGTTTTCTCGCGGGCGACCGTGCGCTGATCGCCGAGTTGCTCGCGGTCCGCAAACACGCCGGCCTGATCGTGCCGTTTCCGATCCAGGGCGCGATGGTCGCGGCCCTCGACGACGACACCCATGTGCAGGCGCAGCGGGACCGCTATCGGGCGCGGCGGGACACGCTCGTCGCTGCCGTGCGGACAGCGGGATTCCGGATCGATCATTCCGAGGCAGGTCTCTACCTGTGGGCGACCCGCGACGAGGACAGCAGGGTCACGCTGGACTGGCTCGCCGATCGGGGCATCCTCGTGGCGCCCGGCGATTTCTACGGTCCGGCAGGCAACCGGCACGTCCGGATGGCCTTGACCGCCACCGATGAACGCATCGACGCGGCCGCGGCGCGCTTGACGGCCTGAGTCCGACGGGCCGTCGGGACTCAGGCCGCATCTGACATCAGTTCTTGTGCAATGCCTCGTTGAGGGCGATTCCGTCGCCCTTCCACGGCACCACTTCGACCGCCCCGGTCAGACTGTTGCGGCGGAACAGCAGGTTCGACTGCCCGGCGAGCTCACGGGCCTTGACCGATGAACCGTCCGGCCCGGTGACCTTGGTTCCCGCGGTCACGTACAGGCCCGCCTCGACGACACAGTCGTCACCGAGCGGGATGCCGCAGCCGGAATTCGCGCCCAGCAGGCAGCGCTTGCCCAACGCGATGATCTCCTTGCCGCCACCCGACAGCGTGCCCATGGTGGAGGCGCCGCCGCCGATGTCGGAACCGTCGCCCACGACCACGCCTGCCGAGATGCGACCCTCGACCATCGAGGAGCCGAGCGTGCCCGCGTTGTAGTTGACGAAGCCCTCGTGCATGACGGTGGTGCCCGGTGCGAGGTGCGCGCCGAGACGGACGCGATCGGCATCACCGATACGCACTCCGCCGGGCAGCACGTAGTCGACCATGCGCGGGAACTTGTCGACGCTGTAGACGGTGACATGTCCGCGTGAGCGCAGGCGCGAACGCGTTTCCTCGAAGCCTTCGATGGGGCAGGGGCCGAAATTGGTCCACACGACGTTGCTCAGCAGGCCGAAGATGCCCTCGAGGTTGGTGCCATGTGGGGTCACCAGCCGATGGGACAGCAGGTGCAGCCGCAGGTAGACGTCGTACGCGTCGGCCGGCGGCGACGACAGGTCGGTGATCGAGGTGCGCACGGCAACGGTCTTGACGCCGCGGGCCCCGTCGGTACCGACCAGCTCGCGCAGCGTCGACGGGACATCGTCACCGTCGAGCACGACCGTCTCCGACGTCGCCGGACTGTCGAGTTCCGGTGTGGGGAACCATACGTCGAGGACCACTCCGGGATCAGCGGATCCGCCGTTGGTCACGGTGGCAATGCCGGTTGCGTAAGCGCCATTCGTCGTCACGGGAGGACAGCCTACCGGGATGGGGGAATACTCGGATTCGTGACCGTCTCGACGACCTCAGACCGGCACGCGGGTCAGCGCGCCGCGACGGTGTGGCACGCGTGGCACGCGGCCGGGGAGTCGACGGTCCTGCCCGACGGCTGCATGGACCTCATCTGGACAGGCCGACGGGTGCTGGTCGCGGGGCCGGATACCGGTCCGTACCGGTACCGCGCGGACAGCCCGCAGTCGATGGTCGGTCTGCGTCTGCCGCCGGGGATGGCGCCCGCGATCCTCGGGCATCCGGCCGAGCGACTGCGGGACCAGCGGGTGGATCTCGCCGACCTCTGGTCCGGCATCGTGTCGGACCGATGGTGTTCTCGATTGTCGGAGGCCGACGATCCCGCGACGGTGCTCGGTGAGATCGCCCGAACCAGGACGTGGGATCCCCCGACGTGGCTCGCCGCGGCCGCCGATGATCTTGCCGCGGGTGTGCGGGTCGACGAGTGTGCCGACCGGTTCGGGCTGACCGTCCGCACGTTTCATCGCCACTCGTCGCGGTTCTTCGGATACGGACCCAAGACGTTGCAGCGGATCTTCCGGATGCGCGCCGCGCTCGGCGATCTGGCGGCCGGACGGGGCGTCGCCGCGACGGCGTGTCGCCATCGCTACGCCGATCAGTCGCACATGCATCGCGAGTTCGTCGAACTGACCGGACACGGTCCGTCGTGGTATCTGCCGGCGCGACCCGGAGATTCGTCGGTGAATCAGGCCAGCGGGCAATAGAAGTCGACGGGGTTGCCGTCGGGGTCGAGGACCACCGCGTACCGCTGACCCCAGAACGCATCGAACGGTTCCCGTGAGGACACGTGTCCCGCCTCGACGAGACGGGCATGCAGCGCGTCGACCTGGTCCGGTGCGGAACACTCGAAGGCCAGGGCCATGCGATGCCCGCCGGACGGTTCGCTCCAGTGGGGTGTGAAGGATGCGACCACGTCACGGGTGTCGAAGAGGAGGCGGAGGCCGCCGGCCACCGCCTCGGCATGCGGCTCGTTCTCGGCACCCGCCGGGATGTCGAGTCCACAGAGTCGGTAGAAGTCGAGTGCCGCGGACATGT is a genomic window of Gordonia sp. SID5947 containing:
- the fdxA gene encoding ferredoxin yields the protein MVTYIIAEPCVDVLDRACVEECPVDCIYEGGRMLYIQPDECVDCGACEPVCPVEAIFYEDDVPDEWEPYVSANADFFDDLGSPGGASKVGKTDHDPAFIKGLPPMNEEE
- the dapD gene encoding 2,3,4,5-tetrahydropyridine-2,6-dicarboxylate N-succinyltransferase, yielding MTTNGAYATGIATVTNGGSADPGVVLDVWFPTPELDSPATSETVVLDGDDVPSTLRELVGTDGARGVKTVAVRTSITDLSSPPADAYDVYLRLHLLSHRLVTPHGTNLEGIFGLLSNVVWTNFGPCPIEGFEETRSRLRSRGHVTVYSVDKFPRMVDYVLPGGVRIGDADRVRLGAHLAPGTTVMHEGFVNYNAGTLGSSMVEGRISAGVVVGDGSDIGGGASTMGTLSGGGKEIIALGKRCLLGANSGCGIPLGDDCVVEAGLYVTAGTKVTGPDGSSVKARELAGQSNLLFRRNSLTGAVEVVPWKGDGIALNEALHKN
- a CDS encoding VOC family protein; translated protein: MTSDNAPRPTLNALSIVTEDMSAALDFYRLCGLDIPAGAENEPHAEAVAGGLRLLFDTRDVVASFTPHWSEPSGGHRMALAFECSAPDQVDALHARLVEAGHVSSREPFDAFWGQRYAVVLDPDGNPVDFYCPLA
- the dapC gene encoding succinyldiaminopimelate transaminase, which produces MSTSGFVTRRRVSSLLPDFPWDTIGDARARAAGHPDGIVDLSVGTPVDPVDPVIRSALASASEFPGYPTTVGIRELRDAAVGAMSRRYGVTGLDESAVLPVVGTKEVIAGIVSTLGIGAGEVVVIPEVAYPTYEVGAILAGATPVRADSTVQLGPTSPALIFLNSPSNPTGKVLGVEHLRKMVAWARERGAIIVSDECYLGLAWDTEAYSILDPRVSDGDHTGLIAVHSLSKVSNLASYRAGFLAGDRALIAELLAVRKHAGLIVPFPIQGAMVAALDDDTHVQAQRDRYRARRDTLVAAVRTAGFRIDHSEAGLYLWATRDEDSRVTLDWLADRGILVAPGDFYGPAGNRHVRMALTATDERIDAAAARLTA
- a CDS encoding cysteine dioxygenase; this translates as MTTTLRRPEPRFEPAHARSANLPTRWRPADLLRITDQGVADVLDGAYDHLLPERWDPVERWAARLDATDDLDVWLISWTPDRSTELHDHAGSLGALTVLTGSLREYRWIGNRLALRILGAGDQAAFPLGWVHDVQRHDAVAVRPDDTRDVASADIITPTLSVHAYSPPLTAMSFYAVTDHATLRRTRTELTDQPE
- a CDS encoding helix-turn-helix domain-containing protein, encoding MTVSTTSDRHAGQRAATVWHAWHAAGESTVLPDGCMDLIWTGRRVLVAGPDTGPYRYRADSPQSMVGLRLPPGMAPAILGHPAERLRDQRVDLADLWSGIVSDRWCSRLSEADDPATVLGEIARTRTWDPPTWLAAAADDLAAGVRVDECADRFGLTVRTFHRHSSRFFGYGPKTLQRIFRMRAALGDLAAGRGVAATACRHRYADQSHMHREFVELTGHGPSWYLPARPGDSSVNQASGQ